One window of Cucurbita pepo subsp. pepo cultivar mu-cu-16 chromosome LG19, ASM280686v2, whole genome shotgun sequence genomic DNA carries:
- the LOC111781786 gene encoding G2/mitotic-specific cyclin S13-7-like, giving the protein MASRPVVPQQIRGEAEIGRGKQGKGGAAADARSRRALGDIGNLVTVRGIDAKVNRPITRSFCAQMLANAQAAAKAENNKKQVPVSVDGVAPILDGGVVAVKKPGAPKAATKKVVSKPKAAVIEISPDTVEKDRGKEVKCANKKKEEGVSKKKAQTLTAVMTARSKAACGVTKKPKEQIIDIDAADVGNELAEVEYVEDIYKFYKEVENESRPHDYMDSQPEINTSMRAILVDWLVDVHNKFELSPETFYLTINIIDRFLARKAVPRRELQLLGIGAMLIASKYEEIWAPEVNDFVCLSDRAYTNEQILMMEKRILGKLEWTMTLPTPYVFLARFIKASKDSDHEMENLVYFLAELGVMHYNTSIMYSPSMIAASAVYAARCTLKKSPGWDETLKLHTGFTEPQLIDCAKHLVGFHGAASKNKLQVIYRKYSSSERGAVALLQPPKALLVTPNGH; this is encoded by the exons ATGGCTTCAAGACCAGTAGTTCCCCAACAAATCAGAG GCGAGGCAGAGATCGGCAGAGGGAAGCAGGGGAAGGGCGGTGCAGCGGCGGATGCCAGGAGCCGTCGAGCATTGGGTGATATTGGGAATCTGGTAACTGTTCGAGGAATTGACGCAAAGGTTAATCGCCCTATTACAAGGAGTTTCTGCGCTCAGATGCTTGCTAATGCCCAAGCGGCTGCAAAAGCTGAAAATAATAAG AAACAAGTGCCTGTTAGTGTAGATGGGGTTGCTCCCATTCTTGATGGTGGGGTTGTGGCTGTTAAGAAACCAGGAGCTCCCAAGGCTGCAACGAAGAAAGTTGTTTCCAAACCAAAAGCGGCGGTGATCGAGATAAGCCCGGATACGGTCGAAAAAGATCGGGGCAAGGAAGTGAAATGTGctaacaagaaaaaggaagaaggggTCTCAAAGAAGAAGGCACAGACTCTCACCGCAGTCATGACGGCTAGAAGCAAG GCTGCTTGTGGTGTAACCAAGAAACCAAAGGAACAGATAATTGACATTGACGCAGCAGATGTTGGAAATGAGTTGGCAGAAGTGGAATATGTTGAGGACATTTATAAGTTCTATAAGGAAGTTGAG AATGAGAGTAGGCCTCATGACTATATGGATTCACAACCGGAGATAAACACTTCAATGAGAGCAATATTGGTGGATTGGTTGGTTGATGTCCACAACAAGTTCGAGCTTTCCCCCGAAACATTCTACCTCACCATCAACATAATTGATCGCTTCCTTGCGAGGAAGGCAGTCCCAAGAAGGGAATTGCAGTTGTTGGGTATTGGGGCAATGCTCATAGCCTCCAAATACGAGGAGATCTGGGCGCCAGAG GTAAACGACTTCGTGTGCCTTTCAGATAGAGCGTACACGAATGAACAGATACTAATGATGGAGAAAAGGATACTTGGGAAGCTGGAATGGACCATGACTCTGCCTACTCCCTATGTTTTCCTCGCTCGGTTCATCAAGGCGTCGAAGGACTCCGATCACGAG ATGGAAAATCTGGTATATTTTCTGGCAGAACTTGGCGTAATGCATTACAACACCTCAATAATGTACAGCCCATCAATGATTGCCGCCTCGGCAGTCTATGCCGCTCGATGCACGCTGAAGAAAAGCCCTGGTTGGGATGAGACCCTCAAACTGCACACTGGCTTCACAGAGCCTCAACTGAT TGATTGTGCAAAGCATTTGGTGGGATTCCATGGGGCAGCAAGCAAGAACAAGCTGCAAGTAATATACAGAAAGTACTCCAGCTCCGAGAGGGGAGCGGTAGCATTGCTTCAGCCACCCAAAGCTCTCTTGGTGACTCCTAATGGTCATTGA